AAGTTGCTATAGATGAAAATGAAATCAAACAAATGTGTAACCTTTTCAAGGTGCTGAGTAGTCCTATCAGATTAAGAATCGCGTATTATCTTTCAAAGCAGGATTATTGCGTTGAGGCACTGGTTCATGCGTTAAATGAGAAGCAAAACCTTGTATCTCATCATTTATCCGTTATGAAACAAAATGGGGCTGTTGATTCTTATAGAAATTCCAGATACACATATTACAGATTAAAACCGGAAGTAAGTCAACTACTGAACAGGAAGAACTGAAAGTTTCTATCTGCCTGCAGGAGTTAATTAATCTACTCAACATACCTCATCCTCGCACACCCATCCTTTTCGGACCCACAACAGTATATGAGCTATGATACCAAGTACTGGCAGTTCTATAAGCGGTCCTATCACAAGTGCCAGTGATATCAAAGGTTCCTGCGGGAAGGCTGTAAGTGCAATAGCCAGGACTATAGGGGAATTACGGGCAAGTGTTGTCAGATTAAGACTGGCCGTATCCTGGTATGAGAAACCAATGTATCTTCCGATCATCTGTCCGACAATGAACACTATTACAAAGAAAATTAAGACCGGAGTAATGAGTTTCAGCAGCATAAGGGGATTTTGGACCAATTGTTCACCCTGGGAAGCAAACATGGAAATGATAGCAAGGTTCAAAAACAGGAATTGTACATATTCAAGTTTCGGAAACACCTTTTTTTCAAGCCAGTATTCTCCTTTTAGTCTGGGAACAAAGGTCTTTGAGACAAGGGAAAAGATAAAAGGAATGAACAGGACAAGGATAACGCTCTCCATAAGCAGGGCCGGGTCAATAGTTGCAATGGACCCTGCAAAGATCAAAAGGTACACTGGTAATAAAACCAACTGGAGAATAAGGTTCATGGGAAGTATGGATGCTGACAGGGGTACGTTACCTCGCGCAATCCCTGTAAAGAGCAAATACCAGTCAGTGCAGGGAGTGACCATGAGCATAATAAAACCTATCCACAGTGCAGGTGTGTCCCTTAAGAACAAAAATCCCAGAGAAAATGCCAGAATTGGATTAAATATGAAATTAATGCTCGCGCTTATGC
This DNA window, taken from Methanomethylovorans hollandica DSM 15978, encodes the following:
- a CDS encoding arsenic resistance protein, yielding MSSIEKYQSFFILMSVALGLILGQSAIVRDYADLFIVPFLMVMLLGIFLQVPLRQLGNSFKNWRFAGISASINFIFNPILAFSLGFLFLRDTPALWIGFIMLMVTPCTDWYLLFTGIARGNVPLSASILPMNLILQLVLLPVYLLIFAGSIATIDPALLMESVILVLFIPFIFSLVSKTFVPRLKGEYWLEKKVFPKLEYVQFLFLNLAIISMFASQGEQLVQNPLMLLKLITPVLIFFVIVFIVGQMIGRYIGFSYQDTASLNLTTLARNSPIVLAIALTAFPQEPLISLALVIGPLIELPVLGIIAHILLWVRKGWVCEDEVC
- a CDS encoding ArsR/SmtB family transcription factor is translated as MEQEVAIDENEIKQMCNLFKVLSSPIRLRIAYYLSKQDYCVEALVHALNEKQNLVSHHLSVMKQNGAVDSYRNSRYTYYRLKPEVSQLLNRKN